A genomic region of Prosthecobacter sp. contains the following coding sequences:
- a CDS encoding DUF1501 domain-containing protein has protein sequence MSRFIPNCTPCGQTRREFLWQVGGGFAGLALADLIVTEALAASPLAEKRPHFPVKAKHCVFLFMNGGPSQVDTFDPKPALTKHHGKPYTGDAKVGSNGRAVGHLMQSPFEFTQHGQSGLPISSLFPHTARHADDLCVIRSMHADTAAHASGCLQMNTGSIFIGKPCLGSWLSYGLGTTNQNLPGFVVMTDPRGGPIGSASNWTAGYMPAAFQGTLFRSGGSPLLDLATPEGTSDRTQRRSLDLLKSLNEEHLKLHPDETELMARIESYELAYRMQTEAMSVVDVDSEDAATREMYGLNDKRTADFGRKCLITRKLIEKGVRFIQLYSGGGHIEDTWDGHNDCITNHTLHAGETDKPIAALITDLKRTGLWDETLLVWGGEFGRTPTSEGVGKPGRDHDWHGFSMWIAGAGVKGGQAIGATDELGFKAVEDRCHVSDLHATILHLMGIDHTRLSFPHQGLNQRLTGVEERRVVTRALA, from the coding sequence ATGTCCCGCTTCATCCCCAATTGCACGCCATGTGGCCAGACACGCCGGGAGTTTCTCTGGCAGGTCGGGGGTGGGTTTGCGGGGCTGGCGTTGGCAGATTTGATCGTAACCGAGGCGCTCGCGGCATCGCCGCTAGCTGAGAAGCGGCCGCATTTTCCGGTGAAGGCGAAGCATTGCGTGTTTCTGTTCATGAACGGCGGGCCGAGCCAAGTGGACACGTTTGATCCGAAACCGGCGCTGACGAAGCATCATGGGAAGCCTTACACGGGCGATGCGAAGGTGGGATCGAACGGGCGGGCGGTGGGGCATCTGATGCAGTCGCCGTTTGAGTTCACGCAGCATGGGCAGAGCGGACTGCCGATTAGCAGCTTGTTTCCGCACACGGCTCGGCACGCGGATGATCTGTGCGTGATCCGCTCGATGCACGCGGACACGGCGGCGCATGCTTCGGGTTGCTTGCAGATGAACACGGGCAGCATTTTCATCGGCAAGCCATGCTTGGGCTCGTGGTTGAGCTATGGACTTGGCACGACGAATCAAAATCTTCCGGGCTTTGTGGTGATGACGGACCCGCGTGGCGGACCGATCGGCAGCGCGTCGAACTGGACGGCGGGTTACATGCCTGCGGCGTTTCAGGGCACGTTGTTTCGCAGCGGTGGCTCGCCCTTGCTCGATTTGGCGACGCCGGAGGGCACGAGCGATCGCACGCAGCGGCGCAGCCTGGATTTGCTGAAGTCGCTGAACGAGGAGCATCTCAAGCTGCATCCCGATGAGACGGAACTGATGGCGCGCATCGAATCGTATGAGCTGGCGTATCGCATGCAGACGGAGGCGATGAGCGTGGTCGATGTGGACAGCGAGGATGCGGCGACACGCGAGATGTATGGTCTGAATGACAAGCGCACGGCGGACTTTGGCCGCAAGTGCCTGATCACGCGCAAGCTGATCGAGAAAGGCGTGCGCTTCATCCAGCTCTATTCCGGCGGCGGCCACATCGAGGACACCTGGGACGGTCACAACGACTGCATCACCAATCACACGCTGCACGCGGGCGAGACGGACAAGCCCATCGCCGCGCTGATTACGGATTTGAAGCGCACGGGACTGTGGGACGAGACGCTGCTCGTCTGGGGCGGTGAATTTGGCCGCACACCGACGAGCGAAGGCGTGGGCAAGCCGGGCCGTGATCACGACTGGCATGGCTTTTCCATGTGGATAGCCGGTGCGGGTGTGAAAGGCGGCCAGGCCATCGGCGCGACCGATGAACTCGGTTTCAAGGCGGTCGAGGACCGGTGCCATGTCAGCGATCTGCACGCGACGATCCTGCATCTGATGGGCATCGACCACACGCGGCTGAGTTTTCCGCATCAGGGGCTGAATCAGCGACTCACCGGCGTGGAGGAGCGGCGGGTGGTCACGAGGGCGCTGGCGTGA
- a CDS encoding PSD1 and planctomycete cytochrome C domain-containing protein, producing the protein MKNPAIHSGRPRNVRIIVALQCVLVWNAWGQSKVGYNRDVLPILADNCFQCHGFDKGQRKAGLRLDLADGATVELKSGEKAIVPGDVKQSALIGRIFTDDADEAMPPKKTGKHLAAAQKDILKRWIEQGAKYEPHWAYIAPAESLARSGALQAPMAVGNRRSLIDDLIRARLAAEGVKPSPEADRVTLIRRVTLDLTGLPPSPLEVDAFVNDARSDAFERVVDRLLMSEHFGERWARWWLDLAHYGDSDGYLQDFIRPVAWRYRQWVVDAFNRDLPFDRFTIEQLAGDLLPNATVSQRMGTGFLRNTLSNREGGADLEEYRVNQVLDRTMTLGTTWLALTTGCAQCHDHKFDAISQREYYQLYSFFNNADEVNVNAPLPGEREPYEAAKQEHDRKRAELLAPLAKPLAELQADWEKRLLHAEAHPNEDFAWDRTLELLGLQWGQSLGEGQLEGLNIIKTPLAQRTQDQRDRLLDYFLKSMPAALSDKSKELKLGELKSKLDALAKELPPVTRAPGMMTFPTPRQTHVHVRGEFRRKGEEVQPGTPASLPPLKGKADRLALARWLVSPEHPLTVRVVVNRLWQELFGRGIVGTSENFGVRGDRPSHPELLDWLAVEFMKQGWSVKALLRQIVISQTYRQSSTARPELVNRDPLNILVARQQRLRLSGEAVRDSALAVSGLLNRTVGGPSVKPPQPASVSKDGYKNAWEPSTGGDRYRRGLYTFIQRTSPFAQFVTFDLPDTSRSCTRRERSNTPLQALDLLNDPAFLEAAQALASRVLRESRDDDEQRLAHVFALVLSRPPRSEESQRLLAYLDQQRALFAKDATSASELLQDSPSGSDAAWIAFCSVLLNLDEFINRE; encoded by the coding sequence ATGAAGAACCCGGCCATTCATTCGGGACGACCACGGAACGTCCGAATCATTGTGGCCCTGCAATGCGTGTTGGTTTGGAATGCATGGGGGCAGAGCAAAGTTGGCTACAATCGCGACGTGCTGCCGATCCTGGCGGACAACTGCTTTCAATGTCACGGCTTCGACAAAGGTCAGCGCAAAGCCGGCTTGCGGTTGGACTTGGCGGATGGCGCGACGGTGGAGCTGAAGTCAGGCGAGAAAGCGATCGTTCCAGGCGATGTGAAGCAGAGTGCATTGATCGGGCGCATCTTCACGGATGACGCGGACGAAGCCATGCCGCCGAAGAAAACCGGCAAGCACCTCGCCGCGGCGCAGAAGGACATTTTGAAGCGCTGGATCGAGCAGGGGGCGAAGTATGAGCCGCATTGGGCCTACATCGCGCCCGCCGAATCGCTCGCAAGGAGCGGCGCTCTTCAAGCGCCGATGGCGGTTGGAAACCGCCGCTCCTTGATTGATGACCTCATTCGTGCGCGATTGGCGGCGGAGGGCGTGAAGCCATCGCCGGAAGCGGATCGCGTGACTTTGATCCGGCGTGTGACGCTCGATCTCACGGGGTTGCCGCCGTCGCCGCTGGAGGTGGATGCGTTTGTGAATGATGCGCGCAGCGATGCGTTCGAGCGTGTGGTGGATCGCTTGTTGATGTCAGAGCACTTTGGCGAGCGCTGGGCGCGGTGGTGGTTGGATCTGGCTCATTATGGGGACAGCGACGGCTATTTGCAGGACTTCATCCGACCGGTGGCGTGGCGTTACCGGCAGTGGGTGGTTGACGCCTTCAATCGTGATCTGCCGTTTGATCGATTCACCATCGAGCAGCTCGCGGGCGATCTTTTGCCAAACGCGACAGTCTCACAGCGCATGGGCACCGGCTTTCTGCGCAACACGCTGAGCAATCGCGAGGGCGGCGCGGATTTGGAGGAGTATCGCGTCAATCAGGTGCTGGATCGCACGATGACGCTCGGCACGACGTGGCTCGCGCTCACCACAGGCTGCGCACAATGCCACGATCACAAGTTTGATGCGATCTCGCAGCGTGAATACTACCAACTCTACTCCTTCTTCAACAATGCCGACGAAGTGAACGTCAACGCGCCGCTGCCCGGTGAGCGCGAGCCGTATGAGGCGGCGAAACAGGAACATGACCGCAAACGCGCGGAACTGCTCGCGCCGCTGGCGAAACCGCTCGCCGAATTGCAGGCGGATTGGGAGAAGCGGCTGCTGCATGCCGAGGCGCATCCAAATGAAGACTTCGCCTGGGATCGCACGCTTGAGCTGCTGGGGCTGCAATGGGGACAAAGTCTCGGCGAGGGGCAGCTCGAAGGGCTCAACATCATCAAGACACCGTTGGCGCAGCGCACGCAGGATCAGCGCGACCGTCTGCTCGATTACTTCCTCAAATCGATGCCAGCGGCTTTGTCGGACAAGTCGAAGGAACTCAAACTGGGCGAACTGAAGTCCAAACTCGACGCGCTGGCGAAGGAATTGCCACCCGTGACCCGCGCGCCCGGCATGATGACCTTTCCAACACCGCGCCAAACGCATGTGCATGTGCGCGGCGAGTTTCGACGCAAAGGAGAGGAAGTGCAGCCTGGCACACCAGCCTCGTTGCCGCCGTTGAAAGGCAAAGCGGATCGTCTGGCACTCGCACGCTGGCTCGTCTCACCGGAACATCCGCTGACGGTACGCGTCGTCGTGAATCGCCTTTGGCAGGAGTTGTTCGGACGCGGCATCGTCGGCACTTCGGAGAACTTCGGCGTGCGTGGTGACCGCCCCTCACATCCTGAGTTGCTCGACTGGCTGGCGGTGGAGTTCATGAAGCAAGGCTGGAGTGTGAAGGCGCTGCTGAGGCAGATCGTGATCTCGCAAACCTACCGGCAATCTTCGACCGCACGGCCCGAACTCGTGAATCGCGATCCGCTGAACATCCTGGTGGCGCGACAACAGCGTCTGCGTCTGTCCGGCGAAGCCGTGCGCGATTCAGCGCTGGCCGTGAGCGGACTGCTCAATCGCACTGTCGGTGGTCCGAGCGTGAAACCGCCGCAGCCCGCCAGTGTGTCGAAAGATGGCTACAAGAACGCCTGGGAGCCGAGCACGGGCGGGGATCGTTACCGGCGTGGCCTCTACACCTTCATCCAGCGCACGTCGCCTTTCGCGCAATTTGTCACCTTTGACCTCCCTGACACGAGCCGGAGTTGCACACGCCGTGAACGCTCGAACACGCCATTGCAGGCGCTCGATCTGCTCAACGATCCCGCCTTCCTCGAAGCAGCCCAAGCGCTCGCCTCGCGTGTATTGAGGGAATCGCGTGATGATGACGAACAACGACTTGCTCATGTCTTTGCGCTCGTGCTTTCACGCCCGCCGCGCTCCGAGGAGTCGCAGCGGCTTCTCGCCTACCTCGATCAGCAACGGGCTCTGTTTGCCAAGGACGCCACTTCCGCCAGCGAACTGCTCCAGGACAGTCCGTCTGGCTCTGATGCCGCGTGGATCGCGTTTTGCAGCGTGCTGTTGAACCTCGATGAATTCATCAACCGTGAGTGA
- a CDS encoding DUF1501 domain-containing protein has protein sequence MINSPFSRRDFLARGSHGFGAMALWHLLARGGAAAEPHFAPKAKNVIFLFMMGGPSHVDLFDPKPKMAALHGQPMPASLVQAKKSATGGVLETVLASPRKFAHHGQSGIEFSDFLPHTATMADDICVIRSMHCEQSNHDPAQLLLHCGTPLFGNPSMGSWVNYGLGSVSQNMPGYMVLTSDDGHGLEGAGSSLWSSGFMPSTYRGVTFRNSGDPVLHLSRPPGISVATQRARLDALRDLNRMHQQRTGDAEIASRIASYEMAFRMQSAAPELLDFKDESAATRAMYGLDADKTRAFGTNCLLARRMVERGVRFVHLVQSTWDHHSDLNGRLANNCAMTDQGAAALLKDLKQRGLLDDTLVVWAGEFGRTPMGEVRRGINKGKEGRDHHPNAFSLWMAGGGVKRGHVHGATDDFGFNVAHDPVHVHDLQATILHLLGINHEQLTYRHAGRDYRLTDVFGKVVKDVLA, from the coding sequence ATGATCAACTCTCCTTTCTCCCGCCGCGACTTTCTCGCGCGCGGCTCACACGGTTTCGGGGCGATGGCGCTGTGGCATCTGCTAGCGCGAGGTGGGGCCGCCGCTGAGCCGCATTTCGCTCCAAAGGCGAAGAATGTGATCTTCCTTTTCATGATGGGAGGGCCGTCGCATGTCGATCTTTTTGACCCGAAGCCGAAGATGGCCGCGCTGCACGGCCAGCCGATGCCAGCCTCGCTTGTTCAGGCGAAAAAGAGCGCGACCGGCGGCGTGCTGGAGACGGTGCTCGCCAGCCCGCGCAAGTTCGCGCACCATGGACAGAGCGGCATCGAGTTCTCGGATTTTCTGCCGCACACCGCCACGATGGCGGACGACATCTGCGTGATCCGCTCGATGCACTGCGAGCAGAGCAACCACGATCCCGCGCAACTGCTGCTGCACTGCGGCACACCGTTGTTTGGAAACCCCAGCATGGGCTCGTGGGTGAACTACGGCCTCGGCAGCGTGAGTCAGAACATGCCCGGCTACATGGTGCTCACCTCCGACGACGGCCACGGGCTCGAAGGCGCGGGCAGCTCGCTTTGGAGCAGCGGTTTCATGCCCTCGACCTATCGCGGTGTGACTTTTCGCAACAGCGGCGATCCGGTTCTGCACCTCAGCCGTCCTCCCGGCATCAGCGTTGCAACACAGCGGGCGCGGCTCGATGCATTGCGCGATTTGAACCGGATGCATCAGCAGCGCACCGGCGACGCTGAGATCGCCTCGCGCATCGCCAGTTATGAGATGGCCTTCCGCATGCAAAGCGCCGCGCCTGAGTTACTCGATTTCAAGGATGAGTCCGCCGCGACTCGCGCGATGTATGGCCTGGATGCGGACAAGACGCGCGCCTTTGGCACGAACTGCCTGCTGGCGCGGCGCATGGTCGAGCGCGGCGTGCGTTTTGTGCATCTCGTGCAGAGCACCTGGGATCACCACAGCGATCTGAACGGCCGACTGGCCAACAACTGCGCCATGACCGACCAGGGAGCCGCCGCGCTGCTCAAGGATCTCAAGCAACGCGGTCTGCTCGACGACACGCTCGTCGTCTGGGCCGGCGAGTTTGGCCGCACGCCGATGGGCGAGGTGCGGCGAGGCATCAACAAGGGCAAGGAAGGCCGCGACCATCATCCGAACGCCTTCAGCCTCTGGATGGCCGGCGGTGGCGTGAAGCGCGGCCATGTGCATGGCGCGACGGACGATTTCGGCTTCAACGTCGCGCATGATCCCGTCCACGTTCACGATCTCCAGGCCACGATCCTGCACCTGCTCGGCATCAACCACGAACAGCTCACCTACCGCCACGCCGGTCGCGATTACCGCCTCACGGACGTGTTTGGCAAGGTCGTGAAGGACGTCCTCGCATGA
- a CDS encoding DUF1501 domain-containing protein: MNLWLKQRDQKEASPERRRLLKSLSAGVLGFSAPEWLAMQARASNSSKAVVVGQAKRVLVIYEEGGISQMDSFDPKPDALLDHRSPFKPIPTSVPGTHFSELMPLTAKQAHRLAVVRSMTSAPTAGHKECCQEFFKGYRNTNPFDFPDIGCVVTELMGTDRPEMPGYIFCPGINMPNAITSTGFLPASRAPWKLGTKSLGENLSDPQWKVRSLELQKGLQRERLIERHRLLESLDVGAVAESTAGQVMKGNTQHALDLLTSDEAKHAFDLSRESNKTRDRYGRDHRGSCYLLGRRLIESGVRFVTVTCIQPPEHVKRPGIGQPGGVFLNWDHHEGIYNNGPCGGPQGNSNQERYGLPHPVMMPSLDRSFSALIEDMHERGLLAETLVCFVTEMGRTPRMNKNGGRDHWARAMSIAFAGAGCPGGAVIGATDREGGDVTDALYTPYDYAETIYRKLGFSENQRLEKPNGVAIPLSDGGKAIRELF; encoded by the coding sequence ATGAATCTCTGGCTCAAACAGCGCGACCAGAAAGAGGCAAGCCCCGAACGGCGACGACTCCTGAAGTCGTTGTCGGCGGGTGTGCTGGGCTTCAGTGCACCGGAGTGGCTGGCGATGCAGGCGCGGGCGAGCAATTCGTCGAAGGCGGTGGTGGTGGGACAGGCGAAGCGGGTGCTGGTGATTTATGAAGAGGGCGGCATCAGCCAGATGGACTCGTTTGATCCGAAGCCGGACGCGCTGCTGGATCATCGGTCGCCCTTCAAACCGATCCCGACGAGCGTGCCGGGCACGCATTTCTCCGAGTTGATGCCGCTGACGGCGAAACAGGCGCACCGGCTCGCGGTGGTGCGTTCGATGACATCGGCACCGACGGCGGGGCATAAGGAGTGCTGCCAGGAGTTCTTCAAAGGCTACCGCAACACGAACCCCTTCGACTTTCCCGACATCGGCTGCGTGGTGACGGAGCTGATGGGAACGGACCGTCCAGAGATGCCGGGCTACATCTTTTGTCCGGGCATCAACATGCCGAATGCGATCACCAGCACGGGATTCCTGCCCGCGAGTCGTGCGCCGTGGAAGCTGGGCACGAAAAGCCTCGGTGAGAACCTGAGTGATCCGCAGTGGAAGGTGCGCTCGCTGGAGCTGCAAAAGGGCCTGCAACGTGAGCGGCTCATCGAACGCCATCGTTTGCTCGAATCGCTCGATGTCGGCGCGGTGGCAGAATCGACGGCGGGGCAGGTGATGAAAGGAAACACGCAGCACGCGCTCGATCTGCTCACCAGCGACGAGGCGAAGCATGCCTTTGACCTTTCGCGTGAGTCCAACAAGACACGCGACCGCTATGGACGTGATCATCGTGGGAGCTGCTACCTGCTCGGGCGGCGCTTGATCGAGTCCGGCGTGCGCTTTGTCACGGTGACGTGCATCCAGCCGCCGGAGCATGTGAAACGGCCCGGCATTGGCCAACCGGGCGGAGTTTTCCTGAACTGGGATCATCACGAAGGCATCTACAACAACGGTCCGTGCGGCGGACCGCAAGGGAACAGCAATCAGGAACGCTACGGCCTGCCGCATCCGGTGATGATGCCGAGCCTTGATCGCTCATTCAGTGCGCTGATCGAGGACATGCACGAGCGCGGTCTGCTGGCTGAGACGCTGGTGTGTTTCGTCACCGAGATGGGCCGCACGCCTCGCATGAACAAGAACGGCGGTCGCGATCACTGGGCGCGTGCGATGTCCATCGCCTTTGCCGGCGCAGGCTGTCCCGGCGGCGCGGTGATCGGCGCAACAGATCGCGAGGGTGGCGATGTGACGGACGCGCTCTACACGCCCTACGACTACGCCGAGACGATCTACCGCAAACTCGGCTTCTCCGAGAATCAGCGGCTTGAAAAGCCCAATGGTGTCGCCATTCCGCTGTCGGATGGCGGGAAGGCGATTCGTGAGCTGTTCTGA